A stretch of Desulfotalea psychrophila LSv54 DNA encodes these proteins:
- a CDS encoding nickel-dependent hydrogenase large subunit has product MSSIVKLDPFTRIEGHLAVSLNVQNNRVKDAQCTGEMVRGFEQILQGRSPLDAQQIVQRICGVCPVSHGIASVLAQEQAYGIQLPENARLQRNIMLASNYIQSHITHFYHLSALDFIDITAILDYKGGDAFLLAMQNWVKAELASKNLFPAAPFLPRYQGRYLKDVDFNITALRNYFIALEMRATAHQLIAIFAGKMPHMASIVPGGITEKVTTKKIIQCKSKLAQLKGFINNSYRNDLLAITAEFPSYLSIGKSCGNFLSFGAFGDANLEKSPLLPAGALLQGKLEEVDDISIKEDVSFSKYSSDSGREKTVPEPHKSGAYSWIKAPRYRGEAMEVGPLARLMVAQAKGNKKMQEASNAFLQKTDLSLTDLDSCLGRHIARFIELEVIIEKCEEWMEQLRPDQPTAVDFNIPQQAEGRGMMEAPRGALGHWVTIEKQKIGRYECIVPTTWNCSPKDDKQIPGPVEQSLIGTIVADKTNPLEAARIVRSYDPCLACAVH; this is encoded by the coding sequence ATGTCCTCGATTGTAAAACTGGATCCCTTTACACGTATTGAAGGGCACCTCGCAGTAAGTCTTAACGTACAAAACAACAGGGTGAAGGATGCACAGTGCACGGGGGAAATGGTTAGAGGTTTTGAACAGATTCTTCAAGGAAGATCCCCACTGGATGCGCAACAAATTGTCCAGAGAATCTGTGGTGTATGTCCCGTCTCCCATGGTATTGCCTCGGTGCTTGCCCAGGAACAGGCCTACGGGATTCAACTCCCTGAAAATGCTCGTCTCCAGCGTAATATCATGCTGGCCAGCAACTATATCCAAAGCCACATCACCCACTTCTACCACCTCTCAGCCCTTGATTTTATCGATATAACGGCAATCTTAGACTATAAGGGTGGTGATGCATTTCTCCTGGCCATGCAAAACTGGGTAAAAGCAGAACTCGCCTCCAAAAACTTATTTCCCGCCGCCCCCTTTCTCCCCCGCTACCAAGGACGCTACCTAAAAGATGTCGACTTTAACATCACCGCCCTACGTAACTACTTTATCGCCCTTGAGATGCGGGCAACAGCACACCAGTTAATTGCAATATTTGCCGGTAAAATGCCCCATATGGCCTCTATTGTCCCGGGAGGAATTACCGAAAAAGTCACTACCAAAAAAATCATCCAATGCAAATCTAAACTGGCCCAATTAAAGGGCTTCATCAACAACTCCTACCGAAATGACCTATTGGCCATTACTGCAGAGTTCCCCTCATATCTTTCCATCGGCAAGAGCTGTGGTAATTTCCTCAGTTTTGGTGCCTTCGGTGATGCCAACCTGGAAAAATCGCCTCTGCTACCCGCAGGCGCCCTCCTGCAAGGAAAGTTAGAAGAGGTTGATGATATATCAATAAAAGAGGATGTCTCCTTTTCCAAGTACAGCAGTGATTCTGGCAGAGAGAAAACAGTTCCGGAACCGCATAAAAGCGGGGCCTACAGCTGGATCAAGGCCCCTCGCTATCGAGGAGAAGCTATGGAGGTCGGTCCTCTTGCCAGACTGATGGTCGCCCAGGCCAAAGGCAATAAAAAAATGCAGGAGGCGAGCAACGCTTTTCTGCAGAAGACAGATCTCTCCCTCACTGACCTGGACTCCTGCCTCGGCCGTCATATTGCCAGATTCATTGAACTTGAAGTAATCATAGAGAAATGCGAAGAGTGGATGGAGCAGCTGCGCCCTGACCAGCCAACGGCAGTGGACTTTAACATCCCACAACAGGCAGAGGGCAGGGGGATGATGGAGGCACCACGCGGCGCCCTGGGACACTGGGTAACGATCGAAAAACAAAAGATCGGCCGTTATGAATGTATTGTTCCCACCACATGGAACTGCTCCCCAAAGGATGACAAGCAGATCCCCGGCCCCGTTGAACAATCACTTATCGGCACCATCGTTGCCGATAAGACAAACCCCCTTGAAGCAGCACGAATCGTCCGTTCCTACGATCCATGCCTGGCATGCGCCGTTCACTAG
- a CDS encoding molecular chaperone TorD family protein, giving the protein MRNFFFAHNKEEIQQAVTELAAFSHTPLPANTDWFKVEADFKRLFSKPTLSPAPPYASAYINENSTKTSAALEIQNFYSFLGVKAPDSQAVDHLSHQLNAYILLLKEQANRPRDQNLKNLQKKFIQVHLEQWLPKFISAMRQEKDLPLAITMVTNSLESWFKAEKIALTNK; this is encoded by the coding sequence TTGCGCAATTTTTTCTTCGCCCATAATAAAGAAGAAATCCAACAGGCTGTCACAGAGCTTGCAGCGTTTTCCCATACCCCACTGCCCGCCAATACGGATTGGTTTAAGGTAGAAGCTGACTTTAAACGCCTCTTTAGCAAGCCGACGCTCAGTCCTGCACCCCCCTACGCCTCTGCCTATATCAACGAAAACAGCACCAAGACAAGTGCCGCACTTGAAATTCAAAATTTTTACTCTTTCTTAGGCGTTAAGGCCCCGGACAGCCAAGCTGTCGATCATCTCTCTCACCAACTGAATGCCTATATCCTCCTACTTAAGGAGCAGGCAAATCGACCCAGGGATCAAAACCTGAAGAATCTGCAAAAAAAATTCATTCAGGTTCACCTGGAACAGTGGTTACCCAAATTTATTAGCGCTATGCGTCAGGAAAAAGACCTTCCCTTAGCCATCACCATGGTCACAAACTCCCTGGAAAGTTGGTTTAAGGCCGAAAAAATAGCCCTCACCAACAAATAG